Proteins from a single region of Dictyostelium discoideum AX4 chromosome 5 chromosome, whole genome shotgun sequence:
- the glb1 gene encoding glycoside hydrolase family 35 protein produces MKLIVLIFFLLFINLNYCLKIKEQPKVGGIDSEQPTNSFYIENGNFLMNNQGNGGSLNQYQIISGSFHYFRCLPELWVDRLTKMKACGLNTIQTYIPWNVHQPNGFNTELVATNDLIEFLRQAQQIGLNVILRPGPYSCAEWELGGFPYWILEQQPIALRSSDSVFISAVIAYWSRLLPLLEPLLFTNGGPIIMVQVENEYGSYGEDKSYLETLLTLLQKYLGQGDGNGSGVLFHSTDGPSAQMLFGSKLEGVYQTVDFGPMPIEQIQDNFKIQQTFASKPTPPMNSEYYTGWITNWGDASAARTDASVVAQGLDDILSLNASVNMYMFFGGSNAGFMNGANSNSPTTNFEITIQSYDYDSPLSESGDTTEKYFAIKNVIEKYIKPTTNSNSTLPPIPSNSTKVAYGTIQITQATSLFNNLANLVNSNQQQLQTGAPIPMEQLQQSTGFVLYETTMNIAQSSQLSITELHDRATIFINDEAIEDTQTIGQAVFLQRPFNSSIEITYPSNVTDDGNFNLRILLENQGRVNFGPYLNDRKGLLSGGVLSGQQYLGPWNNYPLPLTNKTLSNINNWEQIKDYTLSNTPTFYQATLSLNSTNDIGDTFLSFTGLGKGQLFVNGYNVGRYWNVGPQRTIYISSVLLHQGDNEIILFETLLTQPIFEIQFLNQPYFD; encoded by the coding sequence atgaaattaattgtattgatattttttttattatttattaatttaaattattgtttaaaaataaaagaacaACCAAAAGTTGGTGGTATTGATAGTGAACAACCAACCAATTCAttttatattgaaaatggtaattttttaatgaataatcaaggtaatggtggtagtttaaatcaatatcaaattattagtggatcatttcattattttagaTGTTTACCAGAATTATGGGTGGATAGATTAACAAAGATGAAAGCATGTGGTTTAAATACAATTCAAACTTATATACCATGGAATGTACATCAACCAAATGGTTTCAATACAGAATTAGTGGCAACTAATGATTTAATAGAATTTTTAAGACAAGCACAACAAATTGGACTAAATGTAATTCTTAGACCTGGTCCATATTCATGTGCTGAATGGGAATTGGGTGGTTTCCCATATTGGATTTTAGAGCAACAACCAATTGCATTAAGAAGTAGTGATTCTGTATTCATTTCAGCTGTCATTGCCTATTGGTCGAGATTATTGCCATTGCTAGAGCCTTTACTATTCACCAATGGTGGTCCAATTATAATGGTACAAGTCGAGAATGAATACGGTTCCTATGGTGAAGATAAAAGTTATTTGGAGACATTGTTAACACTACTTCAAAAATATCTTGGTCAAGGTGATGGCAATGGTTCTGGTGTGCTATTCCATTCAACTGATGGTCCTTCCGCTCAAATGCTATTCGGTTCAAAATTGGAAGGTGTTTATCAAACTGTTGATTTCGGTCCAATGCCAATCGAGCAAATTCAagacaattttaaaattcaacaaaCTTTTGCATCAAAACCAACTCCACCAATGAATTCTGAATATTACACTGGTTGGATCACTAATTGGGGTGATGCTTCTGCAGCTAGAACCGATGCAAGTGTAGTGGCTCAAGGTTTGGATGATATTCTATCATTGAATGCAAGTGTAAATATGTATATGTTTTTCGGTGGTAGTAATGCTGGTTTTATGAATGGTGCAAATTCAAACTCACCAACTACCAACTTTGAAATTACCATTCAATCCTATGATTATGATTCACCATTGTCTGAAAGTGGTGATACAACTGAAAAATATTTTGCAATAAAGAATGTAATTGAAAAGTATATTAAACCAACCACCAATTCAAATAGTACTTTACCACCAATACCTTCAAATAGTACAAAGGTTGCCTATGGTACAATACAAATCACTCAAGCAACAAGTTTATTCAATAACTTGGCTAATTTAGTCAActcaaatcaacaacaacttcaaacTGGTGCTCCAATACCAATggaacaattacaacaatccACTGGTTTCGTTTTGTATGAAACCACAATGAATATCGCTCAAAGTAGTCAATTGTCAATCACAGAGTTGCACGATCGTGCAACAATTTTCATAAATGATGAAGCTATTGAAGATACTCAAACAATTGGTCAAGCTGTTTTCCTTCAAAGACCATTCAATTCCtcaattgaaattacttATCCATCCAATGTCACTGATGATGGTAATTTCAATCTAAGAATTTTATTAGAGAACCAAGGTAGAGTCAATTTTGGTccttatttaaatgatagaAAAGGTTTATTATCAGGTGGTGTTTTATCTGGTCAACAATATCTAGGACCTTGGAATAATTATCCATTAccattaacaaataaaactttatcaaatattaataattgggaACAAATCAAAGATTATACCCTTTCAAATACTCCAACTTTTTATCAAGCAACACTTTCTTTAAACTCTACAAATGATATTGGTGAtacttttttatcatttacaGGTTTAGGAAAAGGTCAACTATTTGTAAATGGTTATAATGTTGGTAGATATTGGAATGTTGGTCCTCAAAGAACAATTTATATCTCCTCTGTTTTATTACATCAAGGTGATaatgaaatcattttatttgaaactcTATTAACTCAaccaatatttgaaattcaatttttaaatcaaccttattttgattaa
- a CDS encoding pmp22 family protein produces the protein MSNSKPLSLTDAVTTWYMKKLKSKPIQTKALTSATLSFISSVVAQKFIEKKKINWNAVVKFTVWGLISSPLVHYWHIILDRLFKNIKDKYQSWGKLIVDQLVFAPFINIAFYSVLAILDGKPKSILFKLYFDLFPTLKASWKVWPLAQLINFRFVPSHLRVLFGNLVGFCWGIYLSILATKKRN, from the exons ATGTCAAATTCAAAACCATTATCACTCACAGATGCCGTTACTACATGGtatatgaaaaaattaaagtcaAAGCCAATTCAAACAAag gcTCTTACTTCAGCAACACTTTCATTCATTAGCAGTGTTGTTGCACAAAAATTcattgaaaagaaaaaaatcaattggaaTGCAGTTGTTAAATTCACCGTTTGgggtttaatttcatcaccaCTCGTTCACTACTGGCATATTATTCTCGATCGTCTTTTCAAGaatattaaagataaatatCAATCATGGGGCAAA ttaattgtTGATCAATTAGTATTTGCACCATTTATCAATATTGCATTCTATTCAGTATTAGCAATTTTAGATGGCAAACCAAAATCAATCCTCTTTAAATTATACTTTGATCTCTTCCCAACCTTGAAAGCAAGTTGGAAAGTTTGGCCATTAGCCCAACTCATTAACTTTAGATTTGTTCCAAGTCACCTCCGTGTTCTCTTTGGTAACCTTGTTGGTTTCTGTTGGGGAATCTATTTATCAATCCTTGCTACTAAAAAGAGaaactaa
- the hspH gene encoding heat shock protein Hsp70 family protein, giving the protein MSFVVGFDFGTKNCTIAVAQKGGVDVIANEVSNRLTPSMVSFGEKERYLGESALTNQLRNIRNTITNIKRFIGQEFKTDTVQEELKHEMFQSYEMDNGFVGYNVTYAGEQCSFSSEAILGMLFGKLKKTTEAFVNNPVRDVVISVPVFWNDYQRRAILNAGSIAGLNIIRLINETTATALSYGIYKEWSETDPTNVLFVDVGDSATSVSAVQYKKGQLKVLGTASNPNIGSRVFDETLVKHFAKEFQTKYKINVFENKKALIRLRQACEKVKKILSSNNEAPVSIDSLMDDKDVKGMIDRATFEELANDDMNTIVEPLQRLLSELQMTPDQFQSIEITGGGTRSTSLQKKLSEVLGRDLSKTINSEESVCRGAALQCAMLSPVFRVRPFAVNDVASYPVSVHFKSVSGVEQKLDLFNLKSAIPTPKPLRISFPVTKAEGFEIVVNSTFGTIATVKVDNIPAFTNKSSIKAKVWLDIHGIFHIDEVKLVEQIPEEETAAPAETPAETPANGEAAKPAEEKKVKVKETSLVFTTSRKGLTNELLKAAIEEEGRMQASDLLAIETAEKKNALESYIYDMRSKLQSSLKEYVTPADAETFMTQLNKQMDWLESEEGEDQTKSVYAGKLEELRRLGNPIQKRKQDLEDYPDAVQTLKNIASYVKNEAMIPGERYDHIEKEEKEKLCKDCDDAVEWIDALVAKQQATPKTQPCIINTTEVLAKKTQLEVTAKMILGKPKPKPVEVPKEEPKDTPMESKDAPAEEPVATKDQKMDDILD; this is encoded by the exons ATGTCATTTGTAGTAGGTTTTGATTTCGGAACAAAGAATTGCACTATTGCAGTTGCCCAAAAGGGTGGTGTAGATGTTATTGCCAACGAAGTTTCAAATCGTTTAACTCCATCAATGGTTTCATTTGGTGAAAAAGAGAGATACTTAGGTGAATCTGCTTTAACTAAT caaTTAAGAAATATTAGAAatacaattacaaatattaaaagatttattggACAAGAATTTAAAACAGATACAGTTCaagaagaattaaaacaTGAAATGTTTCAATCATACGAAATGGATAATGGATTTGTTGGATATAATGTAACATATGCAGGTGAACAATGTTCATTCTCAAGTGAAGCAATTTTGGGTATGTTatttggtaaattaaaaaagaccACAGAAGCATTTGTAAACAATCCAGTTCGTGATGTGGTAATCTCAGTACCAGTATTTTGGAATGATTATCAACGTCGTGCCATTTTAAATGCAGGTTCCATCGCAGGTTTAAATATCATTCGTTTAATCAATGAAACCACAGCAACAGCACTTTCATATGGTATCTACAAAGAATGGTCAGAAACTGACCCAACCAACGTTTTATTcgttgatgttggtgattCAGCCACTTCTGTCTCTGCCGTTCAATACAAAAAAGGTCAACTCAAAGTTTTAGGTACCGCTTCAAATCCAAACATTGGTTCAAGAGTTTTCGATGAAACACTCGTCAAACATTTCGCCAAAGAATTCCAAACCAAATATAAGATCAACGTTTTCGAAAACAAAAAAGCACTCATTCGTTTAAGACAAGCCTGTGAAAAAGTAAAGAAAATCTTATCATCCAACAACGAAGCTCCAGTCTCAATCGATTCACTCATGGACGACAAGGATGTCAAGGGTATGATCGATAGAGCCACCTTTGAAGAATTGGCAAACGATGATATGAACACCATCGTCGAACCACTCCAACGTTTATTATCAGAGTTACAAATGACTCCAGATCAATTCCAATCCATTGAAATCACTGGTGGTGGTACACGTTCTACCTCTCtccaaaagaaattatcTGAAGTCCTCGGTAGAGATCTTAGCAAAACCATCAACTCTGAAGAATCAGTTTGTCGTGGTGCTGCTCTCCAATGTGCTATGTTATCACCAGTCTTTAGAGTACGTCCATTCGCTGTCAATGATGTTGCTTCCTATCCAGTCAGTGTTCACTTCAAATCCGTCTCTGGTGTTGAACAAAAATTAGATCTCTTCAACCTCAAGAGTGCTATCCCAACTCCAAAACCATTGAGAATCTCTTTCCCAGTCACCAAAGCTGAAGGTTTTGAAATCGTCGTCAACAGTACCTTTGGCACCATTGCAACCGTTAAAGTTGATAACATCCCAGCTTTCACCAACAAATCATCCATCAAAGCAAAGGTTTGGTTAGATATTCACGGTATTTTCCACATTGATGAAGTTAAATTAGTCGAACAAATTCCAGAAGAAGAAACAGCTGCTCCAGCCGAAACCCCAGCTGAAACTCCAGCCAATGGTGAAGCCGCAAAACCAGCCGAAGAAAAGAAAGTTAAAGTTAAGGAAACCTCTTTGGTTTTCACCACCTCAAGAAAAGGTTTAACCAATGAACTCTTAAAGGCTGCCATCGAAGAGGAAGGTCGTATGCAAGCTTCCGATCTTTTAGCCATTGAAACCGCCGAAAAGAAGAACGCCCTCGAAAGTTACATCTATGATATGCGTTCAAAATTACAATCATCCCTCAAAGAATACGTCACCCCAGCCGATGCTGAAACCTTTATGACTCAATTAAACAAACAAATGGATTGGTTAGAAAGTGAAGAAGGTGAAGATCAAACTAAATCTGTTTACGCTGGTAAACTCGAAGAACTCCGTCGTCTTGGtaatccaattcaaaaacgTAAACAAGACTTGGAAGATTATCCAGATGCTGTCCAAACCCTTAAAAACATTGCTTCATACGTTAAAAACGAAGCTATGATTCCAGGTGAAAGATATGACCACATTGAAAaggaagaaaaagaaaaactttGCAAAGATTGTGATGATGCCGTCGAATGGATTGATGCTTTAGTTGCCAAACAACAAGCAACTCCAAAGACTCAACCATGTATTATCAATACCACTGAAGTACTCGCCAAAAAGACTCAATTAGAAGTTACCGCTAAAATGATCCTTGgtaaaccaaaaccaaagcCAGTTGAAGTACCAAAGGAAGAACCAAAAGATACTCCAATGGAATCAAAAGACGCACCAGCTGAAGAACCAGTTGCAACTAAAGATCAAAAGATGGATGATAttttagattaa
- a CDS encoding patatin family protein yields MTDKPIRIVTVIDGGGTRGYYTVWLLEKLFQEVGCDLINESSLVGGTSTGGIIAISKAVGKLNNEALSNLYVGEDAKKIFVSSYLENIKNIYLRAEAYDSSKLEELARTTLIGNSGPIENNQKFFVTACSPKKEGNEDELIVDIISNYKPVDNDNKQLIIDSQRFIVGSGDDKNQLSVIEAIRATSDIPGAFKLITKDDVTFYDGGFLYNNPILIAYGEARNQFPNDRIIILSFGTGGIVDADGITNDQLKEMNRQSNSQLEQILTPIDEATSTALESNLQFVGPIQGIKNGIEFKKMIDLSKRLALKSPSTHTLFENFMNFRRNSEFSDDDLFVFRFESKLEKHVEFTDTSKEGFTTLMNGALDLANSKHFKKTAELLRKVIIKNNGGKEPSYTPETIALPK; encoded by the exons ATGACAGATAAACCAATTAGAATAGTAACTGtaattgatggtggtggtacaAGGGGTTATTATACAGTTTGG TTATTAGAAAAACTTTTTCAAGAAGTAGGttgtgatttaattaatgaatcttCATTAGTTGGTGGTACAAGTACTGGTGGTATAATTGCTATCTCAAAGGCTGTTGGAAAACTTAACAATGAAgctttatcaaatttatatgTTGGTGAAGAtgcaaaaaaaatatttgttaGTTCA tatttagaaaatattaaaaatatctatttAAGAGCTGAAGCATACGATTCATCTAAATTAGAAGAACTTGCAAGAACTACCTTAATTGGTAATTCTGGACCTatagaaaataatcaaaaattcTTTGTTACTGCATGTTCACCAAAGAAAGAAGGAAATGAAGATGAACTTATTGTAGATATCATTTCAAACTATAAACcagttgataatgataataaacaattgatTATTGATTCACAAAGATTTATTGTTGGTTCAGGTGAtgataaaaatcaattatctGTAATCGAAGCAATTAGAGCAACTTCTGATATTCCAGGtgcatttaaattaataacaaaGGATGATGTAACTTTTTACGATGGTGGATTTTTGtataataatccaattttGATTGCATATGGTGAAGCTAGAAATCAATTCCCAAATGATAGAATTATAATACTCTCATTTGGTACAGGTGGAATTGTTGATGCTGATGGTATAACAaatgatcaattaaaagaaatgaatCGTCAATCAAATTCACAATTAGAACAAATTTTAACACCAATTGATGAAGCAACTAGTACTGCTTTAGAAAGTAATCTCCAATTTGTAGGTCCAATCCAAGGAATCAAGAATGGTATTGAATTTAAGAAAATGATAGATTTATCAAAGAGACTTGCCTTAAAATCACCATCAACCCATACTCTCTTTGAAAATTTCATGAACTTCAGAAGAAATAGTGAATTTTCTGATGATGACCTATTCGTTTTTAGATTTGAAAGTAAATTAGAAAAACATGTAGAATTTACTGATACAAGTAAAGAAGGTTTCACAACTTTAATGAATGGTGCTTTAGATTTAGCAAATTCCAAACATTTCAAAAAGACTGCTGAACTTTTAAgaaaagttattattaaaaataatggtggAAAAGAGCCATCATACACACCTGAAACAATTGCTTTaccaaaataa
- the npl4 gene encoding nuclear protein localization 4: MIIAVRSPSGTTKINVSDTAIVKDLYVKLKENNVDIDGKSITKTPRDPPLEVGDKLSSLGIKSGDLLHLVGNNNNNNNDNKASSGSNNNNNNNNISKKEISYDEKLPNGLTPRCKHAVGDKCVFCSDAQGMKRCDHPENATCPNCQNKKFKGKRLKWLCNHPAGGKCSNCLRVGKNVSYKCNHGSTATCVNCMDKDDEDQDDNEEDNKDNKDNSEIKKSGFVPKVAIKNEVKTKCLHGPNQKCINCLPKDDPNSIEVPKRRCKNHGINGSCVECIEWRESLKMRLKSQDNPHAPGALVDFQSANIFQQYIANSKYEQQRIGFLFGNFLSDGSVVVDSIYEPPQECKDKQTPTLLPDPLADKIESMASMLGLTRVGWIFSHPSRKYTMSSTEIIQAASYQNKYGPSFVTLILSVNSDGQSNMEAFQVSDQALKLEKTGEFLPTQPDPTKCKLKSPVFEEGTETINADTHFFIVTVPLKAREDKSIFNISFPVENRIPVNTLSDLASYKLEHKDVSPLKFFSDFHFLIFLLENQFLDFQSDFPIICENIRSRSSENLIGYLEIINYQIGDIIGHDQFN, from the exons atg aTTATTGCAGTTAGATCACCAAGTGGTACAACAAAAATCAATGTTAGCGATACAGCTATTGTTAAAGATTTATATGTAAAA ttaaaagaaaataatgtaGATATAGATGGTAAATCAATTACCAAAACACCAAGAGACCCACCATTAGAAGTTGGtgataaattatcatcaCTTGGTATAAA gaGTGGAGATTTATTACATTTagttggaaataataataataataataatgataataaagcTAGTAGcggtagtaataataataataataataataatattagtaaaaaagaaatatcatatgatgaaaaattaccaaatggaTTAACACCTAGATGTAAACATGCAGTTGGTGATAAATGTGTATTTTGTTCAGATGCACAAGGTATGAAAAGATGTGATCATCCAGAGAATGCAACATGTCCAAATTGTCAAAATAAGAAATTTAAAGGTAAAAGATTAAAATGGTTATGTAATCATCCAGCAGGTGGTAAATGTTCAAATTGTTTAAGGGTTGGAAAGAATGTATCATACAAATGTAATCATGGTTCAACCGCTACTTGTGTAAATTGTATGgataaagatgatgaagatcaagatgataatgaagaagataataaagataataaagataattcagaaattaaaaaaagtggtTTTGTGCCAAAAGTtgcaattaaaaatgaagtt aaaacaAAATGTTTACATGGACCAAATCAAAAATGTATAAATTGTTTACCAAAAGATGatccaaattcaattgaagtACCAAAGAGAAGATGTAAGAATCATGGTATTAATGGATCATGTGTGGAGTGTATAGAGTGGAGAGAAAGTTTAAAGATGAGATTAAAGAGTCAAGATAATCCACATGCACCAGGTGCATTGGTTGATTTTCAATCTGCCAACATTTTCCAACAATATATTGCCAATAGTAAATATGAACAACAAAGAATCGGTTTCTTATTTGGTAACTTTTTATCGGATGGTTCAGTGGTTGTTGATAGTATCTATGAGCCACCACAAGAATGTAAGGATAAACAAACTCCAACACTCTTACCAGATCCATTGGCTGATAAGATTGAATCAATGGCATCAATGTTGGGTTTGACAAGAGTTGGTTGGATCTTTTCACATCCATCAAGAAAGTATACAATGTCATCCACTGAAATCATTCAAGCAGCTTCCTATCAAAATAAGTATGGTCCAAGCTTTGTCACTTTAATCCTCTCGGTCAATAGTGATGGTCAAAGTAATATGGAGGCTTTCCAAGTATCTGATCAAGCACTTAAATTGGAGAAAACCGGAGAATTCCTCCCAACTCAACCTGATCCAACCAaatgtaaattaaaatcaccaGTTTTTGAAGAAGGCACTGAAACTATCAATGCCGATACTCACTTTTTCATCGTTACCGTTCCATTGAAGGCAAGAGAAGATAAATCCATCTTTAACATCTCTTTCCCAGTGGAAAATAGAATACCTGTAAATACCCTCTCGGATTTGGCCTCTTATAAACTCGAGCATAAAGATGTCTCTCCTTTGAAATTCTTTTCAGATTTCCATTTCCTTATCTTTTTATTAGAGAATCAATTCCTTGACTTTCAATCGGATTTCCCAATCATTTGTGAAAATATTCGTTCAAGATCAagtgaaaatttaattggttatttagaaattataaattatcaaattggTGATATCATTGGTCATGatcaatttaattaa
- a CDS encoding cholinephosphate cytidylyltransferase: MERNNLKKRKSLDGSSPNINNSNSNKKSNIASPPSSPLNNNNNRIFKNNKKHRKSLDRISNSPKNTTSTTTTTSTTTTTSTTTDDLELPPMPLSFIDTSKKRTESLLPGTSSSSNEIKAEKIENKSTNRNQNSHTEDDDRLVRVYADGIYDLFHFGHARSLQQAKSLFKNTYLIVGVCNDEITHKLKGKTVMNGEERAESLRHCRWVDEVVENAPWVVTQEFIDQHNIDYVSHGEDLCLDKDGNDIYQFVKDQGKFRTIKRTDGISTSDIILRIVKDYDSYVMRNLSRGYTGKQMNVGVLKEKSLQFEEKINQIKSKVKLWSDQTENNIHSFLQRFSKRIPMNWEKKLLTSPTLSDGSNDDSILNESYQESVDNNNNNNDIQSPPTPHTSSSAPTSPIHSKKSPLTSKDNSIGLSA, translated from the exons atggagagaaataatttaaagaaaagaaaatccTTAGATGGAAGTAGTcccaatattaataatagtaatagtaataaaaagtCAAATATAGCATCACCTCCATCATCACcacttaataataataataataggatatttaaaaacaataagaAACACAGAAAATCATTAGATAGAATTAGTAATTCACCAAAAAATACAACTTCaaccacaactacaacttcaaccacaactacaacttCAACCACCACAGATGATTTAGAATTACCACCAATGCCACTATCTTTTATAGATACATCTAAAAAAAGAACtgaatcattattaccaggaacatcatcatcttcaaatgaaattaaagcagaaaaaatagaaaataaatccACCAATAGAAATCAAAATAGTCATACAGAGGATGATGATAGATTAGTTCGTGTATATGCTGATGGTATTTAtgatttatttcattttggTCATGCAAGATCACTTCAACAAGCAAAATCTTTATTCAAAAATACTTATCTTATAGTTGGag tatgtaatgatgaaattacaCATAAATTAAAAGGTAAAACAGTTATGAATGGTGAAGAAAGAGCAGAATCATTGAGACATTGTAGATGGGTTGATGAAGTTGTAGAGAATGCACCATGGGTAGTAACACAAGAGTTTATTGATCAACACAATATAGACTACGTTTCACATGGGGAAGATTTATGTTTGGATAAAGATGGTAATgatatttatcaatttgtAAAGGATCAAGGTAAATTTAGAACTATTAAACGAACTGATGGTATCTCAACATCTGACATAATCCTACGAATTGTAAAAGATTATGACAGTTATGTAATGAGAAACCTCTCCAGAGGTTACACTGGTAAACAAATGAATGTTGGCGTTTTAAAAGAGAAATCACTACAATTCGAAGagaaaatcaatcaaatcaaatcaaaagtTAAATTATGGTCTGACCAaactgaaaataatattcattCATTCTTACAAAGATTCTCCAAAAGAATTCCAATGAATTGGGAGAAAAAACTATTAACTTCTCCAACACTTTCAGATGGTAGTAATGATGATTCAATTCTTAATGAATCCTATCAAGAGagtgttgataataataataataataatgacattcaatcaccaccaacaccacatACTTCCTCTTCCGCTCCAACCTCACCAattcattcaaaaaaatcaCCATTAACATCAAAagataattcaattggtttatctgcttaa